The Mytilus edulis chromosome 12, xbMytEdul2.2, whole genome shotgun sequence genome contains a region encoding:
- the LOC139497501 gene encoding uncharacterized protein: protein MSSTTGATCGEESAYPSGAPEIIPRFWLGNDSLNIAVNKNATQVSTLKNTVSRFGPRNANDGKRNQVPTNGDCTYTTDTDPVKWWTVDFGNMYTIKSVHIYARTDCCPERHSDFEIRIHNTSDWSSQYCLCYKQIGQAPTEMNINCNDGLSGKYLTVYKKDDYHHYPLTLCEVEVYGTEVTGNTVNTYEPKPTTLGTTLSEYKILENNVSTSFDFHDQTTGYTQWIFKELFPSKQWNPSSTQLYLFIQPLASLMECSVICTGNPKCRAVFIYENTCFGLSTLTPNSKLISTVRTFIKQPQDECNGWDFVYYNGLCMLFSAIDLDWFEARTYCENKNSHLLVLDSELKVNETKEFLQTYYHDLRSLYVGASDETKEGEWKWVTKTKISGYFNFQPGQPNNIDFNHPNKVANCGAVMSKGALDLYDVYCYGKRKFICEM from the exons ATGagcagcacgacgggtgccacatgtggagaagaatctgcttacccatctggagcacctgagatcatcccaagGTTTTGgttag GAAATGATTCTTTGAACATTGCCGTAAACAAAAACGCAACACAAGTATCAACACTGAAAAATACCGTTTCAAGATTTGGACCAAGGAATGCTAATGATGGAAAGAGAAATCAGGTTCCAACTAATGGTGACTGTACTTACACTACTGATACAGATCCTGTTAAATGGTGGACAGTAGATTTTGGAAATATGTATACTATTAAAAGCGTTCACATCTATGCAAGAACAGATTGCTGTC CTGAACGACACAGCGACTTTGAAATAAGAATACATAATACATCTGATTGGAGTAGTCAGTATTGTCTATGCTATAAGCAAATTGGACAGGCACCTACTGAAATGAACATAAACTGTAATGACGGTCTGTCGGGAAAATATTTGACAGTATATAAGAAAGATGATTATCACCATTATCCTTTGACATTGTGTGAAGTAGAGGTCTACGGAACTGAAGTTACTGGAAATACAGTTAATACATATGAACCTAAGCCAACAACTCTTGGAACCACACTTAGCGAAtacaaaatacttgaaaataaTGTTAGTACCAGCTTTGATTTCCATGACCAAACAACAG GTTATACTCAGTGGATATTTAAGGAACTGTTTCCCTCAAAACAATGGAACCCATCGAGCACACAATTATATCTTTTCATACAGCCATTAGCCTCATTGATGGAATGTTCGGTAATATGTACAGGAAACCCTAAATGTAGAGCTGTTTTCATTTACGAAAACACATGTTTCGGATTATCCACGTTAACACCAAACTCAAAACTGATTTCAACTGTACGGACATTTATCAAACAACCACAAGACG aatGTAATGGTTGGGACTTTGTTTATTATAACGGACTATGCATGCTGTTTAGTGCTATTGATTTGGATTGGTTTGAAGCAAGAACATATTGTGAAAACAAGAATAGCCACTTACTCGTCCTAGATTCTGAACTAAAGGTCAACGAAACCAAAGAGTTCTTACAAACTTACT atcaCGATTTACGCTCACTTTACGTTGGAGCATCCGACGAGACAAAGGaaggagaatggaaatgggtcaCCAAAACAAAGATATCTGGTTATTTTAATTTCCAGCCAGGCCAACCTAACAACATTGATTTCAATCATCCTAATAAGGTAGCAAATTGTGGGGCTGTTATGTCTAAAGGTGCATTAGACTTGTACGATGTGTACTGTTACGGGAAGAGAAAATTTATTTGTGAAATGTAA